CGTCCTCAGCGCATGGTCCGCCCCTGACGGCTGAGGCCGGTGACGCCAAGAGCAGTGGCGCCATCAGCAACGAAACCAACAGCACCGGCATGATCCACTTCTTCATAACGACCTCCTCTGCCCGAGTAGGTAGCTCGCCCAAATTGATGTGTCAAAGGGGGAGCGCCGAGAAGGGGCATCACTCGGCCGGTAGAGCGCGTTGGCGTTTTACCTGCCCGCGGGCCTTCTTCGCGGCCAGTCGCCGTTCACGCGCGGCGGCTGACGGCTTGGTCGGCCGGCGCGGCTTGGGAACCCGGATCGCGGCGGCCAGCAAGGCGCGCAGACGTTCGATCACCGCCTCGCGGTTGCGCGGCTGGTCGCGATAAATGCCGCTGCTCAGGACCAGTTCACCTTCGCCCGTCAGGCGCGCCGCCAACTGCACCAAGGCGCGAGCGCGGGCGGGCTCGGGCAGTGACGGTGAGTTGCGCAAATCGAAGCGCAGCACCGCCTTCGAGGCCACCTTATTGACGTTTTGCCCGCCTGGCCCGCCGGCGCGCACGTAGTGCAGCTCGATTTCGCGCAGCGGAATCGCCAGCGAGCGATTGAGGCGGATCACCTTTGGTTCATCCATCGCCCGGCCAGCCTCCCAAGCTCCGGGGCGCCGGTCAAGGCTCGTGAGCCGCTGCCCTTACGTTGCGTGCCGGGCCGCGGCCGCCGGGCGCCGGCGCTCGCCGGAGAACCTCACCGGCATGCGTTTGATGCCGTTGATCAGACTCGAGCGCAAGCGCTCGACCGGTCCGGCCAACTCGAGGTCCGGCAGCCGGCGCAACAACTCCTCGAACATGACGCGAATCTCCAGCCGCGCCAAGTTGGCGCCTAAGCAGAAGTGCTCGCCGATGCCAAAGGCCAGGTGGTCGTTCGGCGTGCGGCCGACGTCGAAGCAGTCGGGGTTCTCGAACACCTCCTCGTCGCGGTTGGCCGAAACGTAGAACATGATGACCTTGTCGCCCGCGCGAATTCTCTGCCCGCGCAACTCTGCATCACAAGTGGCGGTGCGGCGAAACTCGATGACCGGTGAGACCCAGCGCAGCATCTCTTCAACCGCTGTCGGCGTGAGTGAGGGGGCAGCCAGCAGCCGGGCGCGCTGGTCGGGATGCTCGATCAGCGCCAGCATGCCGCCCGAAATCAAGTTGCGCGTAGTCTCGTTGCCGGCCACCGCCAGCAACAGAAAGAACAGATCGAACTCCAGCTCGCTCAGGCGCTCGCCATCGACCTCGGCGTTCATCAGTACGCTGACCAAGTCGTTACCCGAGCACCCGCGGCGTGCCGTGGCCAACTGATTGGCGTAGGCGTACATCTCGGCGGCCGCGAGCTGGCCGTCTTCCTTCGAGGCCTGGTACTCGGGGTCGTCAAAGCCAATAAGGCGATTGGTCCAATCGAACACCTTGCGGCGGTCTGCGGGCGGGATACCGAGCAGCTCGGCGATCACCTCGAGTGGTAGCTCGGCAGCGATCTCCGTCACGAAGTCGCACTGCCCCTTGTCGGCCACGCTGTCGATGATCCTGCCGGCGATGTCGCGGATGTGCGGCTCGAGCCGGGCTACCATGCGCGGCGTAAAGCCCTTGTTCACCAGCCCGCGTACCTTGCTGTGCTTGGGTGGGTCCATGTTGAGCATCATCAGCTGCATGCGCTCGAGTTCGTCCGGGGGCGGGTCGAAGACGAACACCCCCTTCTTCGCCGACGAGAAGGTCTTGGGATCACGCGAGACCGCCACCACATCGTGGTACTTGGTGACCGCCCAGAAGCCGGAACCGTTGGTCTCGCGATGCCAGAACACCGGCGCTTGCCGGCGCAGCAGCCTGAAGGTTTCGTACGGTACACCGCGGACATAGCTGTCCGGGTCGAACAGATCGACGTCAGCCAAGTTCATGGCAACTCCCCTAAAATGTACGGCGAACACTACGAGAGGAGCGGGGGAGCGTCAAGCACCCAAACCGGCGTTTGTTCGGGTTCCCACCACCGTCGAACGGCGCTTGCCTCGATCGCTGGGGCGGCGTAAGTGCACGACGCTGATGAATTCACCGGCGATGAATCTCGAGCCCGTAATCCTGACCGGCCGCTTCGTGCGGCTTGAACCGCTGTCGCTTGTTCACGTGGCAGCGCTGGCGGAGGTCGGCACTGATGAATCGATCTGGCGGTGGAACCCTTCGCAGGTGGTGCGCAGCGAGGCGGACATGCGGCATTACGTCGACCACGCCTTGCAACAGCACGCCAGCGGGCAGTCGCTGCCGTTTGCGACCGTGCATGTGGCCGACAACCGCGCCATCGGCAGCACCCGCTTCGCGAACTTCGACCACGAGCATCGCCGCGTGGAGATCGGGTACACCTGGATCGCTCCGTCGTGGCAGCGCAGCGCGGCCAACACCGAAGCGAAGTACCTGATGCTGGGCTACGCGTTCGAGGCCTGGGGTTGTATCCGCGTCGAGTTCAAGACCGATTCACTCAACCAGAAGTCGCGCAACGCGCTCGCTCGCATCGGCGCGCTCGAAGAAGGGACCCTGCGCAACCACATGCTGACGCATTCGGGGCGT
This genomic stretch from Deltaproteobacteria bacterium harbors:
- the arfB gene encoding aminoacyl-tRNA hydrolase encodes the protein MDEPKVIRLNRSLAIPLREIELHYVRAGGPGGQNVNKVASKAVLRFDLRNSPSLPEPARARALVQLAARLTGEGELVLSSGIYRDQPRNREAVIERLRALLAAAIRVPKPRRPTKPSAAARERRLAAKKARGQVKRQRALPAE
- a CDS encoding cytochrome P450, producing MNLADVDLFDPDSYVRGVPYETFRLLRRQAPVFWHRETNGSGFWAVTKYHDVVAVSRDPKTFSSAKKGVFVFDPPPDELERMQLMMLNMDPPKHSKVRGLVNKGFTPRMVARLEPHIRDIAGRIIDSVADKGQCDFVTEIAAELPLEVIAELLGIPPADRRKVFDWTNRLIGFDDPEYQASKEDGQLAAAEMYAYANQLATARRGCSGNDLVSVLMNAEVDGERLSELEFDLFFLLLAVAGNETTRNLISGGMLALIEHPDQRARLLAAPSLTPTAVEEMLRWVSPVIEFRRTATCDAELRGQRIRAGDKVIMFYVSANRDEEVFENPDCFDVGRTPNDHLAFGIGEHFCLGANLARLEIRVMFEELLRRLPDLELAGPVERLRSSLINGIKRMPVRFSGERRRPAAAARHAT
- a CDS encoding GNAT family N-acetyltransferase, whose product is MNSPAMNLEPVILTGRFVRLEPLSLVHVAALAEVGTDESIWRWNPSQVVRSEADMRHYVDHALQQHASGQSLPFATVHVADNRAIGSTRFANFDHEHRRVEIGYTWIAPSWQRSAANTEAKYLMLGYAFEAWGCIRVEFKTDSLNQKSRNALARIGALEEGTLRNHMLTHSGRIRHSVYFSITDAEWPRVKADLAAKLAR